A region from the Bacteroidota bacterium genome encodes:
- a CDS encoding DUF2723 domain-containing protein, whose product MQYNRVNNLFGWVTFLVAFITYYLTMAPTASFWDCGEFIACANELEVPHPPGAPFFLLLGRFFAMFAKTPETVAWWVNMVSVLSSAVCVMFTFWITTYLARKLVAYGKKELDMNETLVVMGSGLVAALTVAFSDSFWFNAVEAEVYALSSFFTAAVVWLIFKWEARADEPDNMKWIILIAFVMGISIGTHLLNLLAVPMLAFVYYFKKFKINPVGIVVTFMTSIVILAFIQYGVIQKSAEFAWLFERIMVGSERMDVETGIYEASGWGMGFGTGIVVFMILALGTLFAGLFVTQNQKVSNRLFANRDALRVILNTACWSMLVIVVGYSSYTMIVIRAGAGAPINENDPSSAASMISYLKREQYGDSPLLRGVRYNDAADGRNQKVEYKREAYVQVKEPRVLENGAYTLKDGGSLNVKNGVAEGFTVPAANDGDRFVTKLKDGRKVTVDAETKIVSRVEDRYLWYGFKQDVDYTSGKVWFPRMHSAQGGHYGGEFGYKNYVKRKGGSDSPADDKPTFGDDMKFFFDYQVRHMYLRYFMWNFAGREGDSQDMGWESGFEFGKFSGQPHEMLNHQGKNHYFLIPLLLGLFGMVYQFVKRYKDATSILLLFFFTGFAIILYLNQTPAQPRERDYSYAGSFQTFAIWVGLAVVAIYDMLRDLVKLGKPIAMALSLLPLGSPVIMAAQNWDDHNRHVQYVAPDSAYNLLNSCKKNGIIFTNGDNDTFPLWYIQEVEGVRTDVRVVNLSLLNTDWYIDQMKLQSNESPPLPISSPQQDYIGDVGAFRQWKRGEVVRIPVDRKKVLENGTVLPEYAPYLIAPEVVWPIATRGGSQSYLLKQDWVILDIIMTNAKNGWDRPIYFSSTIPPSSYIGLQPWFQVEGLANRVVPVDFSKFPCPATDPYSRSGRVQADISYDLLMNKFRYRGLSDSTMYLDDHIRRTIIGNMSSMIFRAANAFADEMDCLGNQNKMMTAMKNATPEKADSLNAVIAKNKKKMEEAKTKAAQLLTMADDSISDAARGNDAIYPMFASTVWERLDNVEMVKKNFEKVLKKAEAWVAYFNESEIKLPEYDRLMSAVPFVMQKAREMKDFESAARAAQIAFDDSKDPQYKAMAEQFKAEAAGGGAPKEKAPQPIELNVPKDSDSVPVVIE is encoded by the coding sequence ATGCAATACAACAGGGTAAACAACTTATTTGGATGGGTCACTTTTTTGGTGGCATTCATCACGTATTACCTCACGATGGCCCCCACGGCCAGCTTTTGGGATTGCGGCGAATTTATCGCTTGCGCCAATGAGCTTGAGGTTCCTCACCCTCCGGGCGCTCCATTCTTCCTGCTTTTGGGACGTTTCTTTGCCATGTTTGCAAAGACGCCTGAGACGGTAGCATGGTGGGTCAACATGGTCTCCGTGCTGTCAAGTGCGGTTTGCGTCATGTTCACATTCTGGATCACGACTTACTTGGCACGCAAGCTCGTGGCCTATGGCAAGAAGGAATTGGACATGAACGAAACGCTTGTCGTGATGGGTTCCGGCCTCGTAGCTGCCTTGACTGTCGCATTTTCCGATTCGTTTTGGTTCAACGCGGTGGAGGCCGAGGTCTATGCCTTGAGTTCCTTCTTTACTGCCGCGGTCGTATGGCTGATTTTCAAATGGGAGGCACGCGCCGACGAACCCGACAACATGAAGTGGATCATTTTGATCGCCTTTGTGATGGGCATCTCGATCGGTACGCACTTGCTGAACTTGCTCGCAGTGCCGATGCTGGCATTCGTGTACTACTTCAAGAAATTCAAAATCAATCCGGTTGGCATCGTCGTGACCTTCATGACTTCGATCGTGATTTTGGCTTTCATTCAATATGGTGTCATTCAGAAGTCTGCTGAATTTGCTTGGTTGTTTGAGCGCATCATGGTCGGTTCCGAGCGGATGGACGTCGAAACCGGAATTTATGAAGCATCCGGATGGGGAATGGGCTTCGGAACTGGAATCGTTGTCTTCATGATTTTGGCCTTGGGGACGCTGTTTGCCGGACTTTTTGTCACGCAAAATCAGAAGGTCAGCAACCGTTTGTTTGCCAATCGTGACGCCCTGCGCGTGATCTTGAATACAGCTTGCTGGAGCATGCTCGTGATCGTAGTCGGCTATAGCAGCTACACTATGATTGTGATTCGTGCAGGTGCCGGCGCACCGATCAACGAAAACGATCCAAGTTCGGCAGCATCGATGATCAGCTACCTGAAGCGTGAGCAATACGGCGACTCGCCGCTGTTGCGTGGTGTGCGCTACAACGATGCCGCAGACGGCCGCAATCAAAAGGTCGAATACAAGCGCGAGGCTTATGTCCAAGTGAAGGAGCCACGTGTTTTGGAAAATGGCGCCTACACCTTGAAAGATGGCGGCAGCCTGAATGTCAAAAATGGTGTGGCCGAAGGGTTCACCGTTCCTGCCGCCAACGACGGCGACCGTTTTGTGACCAAACTGAAGGATGGACGCAAGGTCACAGTCGATGCAGAAACCAAAATTGTCTCTCGTGTTGAAGACCGCTACCTCTGGTATGGCTTCAAACAAGACGTAGACTATACCTCCGGTAAAGTCTGGTTCCCAAGGATGCACTCTGCCCAAGGTGGCCACTACGGCGGCGAATTCGGGTATAAAAACTATGTCAAACGCAAAGGCGGTTCGGATTCGCCTGCGGATGACAAGCCGACATTCGGCGACGACATGAAGTTTTTCTTTGACTATCAGGTGCGTCACATGTACCTGCGCTACTTCATGTGGAACTTCGCAGGCCGCGAAGGGGATAGCCAAGACATGGGCTGGGAAAGCGGTTTCGAATTCGGCAAATTCTCGGGTCAACCCCATGAAATGCTGAACCACCAAGGCAAAAACCACTATTTCCTGATCCCGTTGCTTTTGGGCTTATTTGGAATGGTGTACCAATTTGTGAAACGCTACAAGGATGCAACGAGCATCTTGCTGCTCTTCTTCTTTACAGGTTTTGCGATTATCCTCTACCTGAATCAAACCCCTGCACAGCCGCGTGAGCGTGACTATTCTTATGCTGGTTCCTTCCAAACCTTTGCGATTTGGGTCGGATTGGCTGTTGTAGCGATCTATGACATGCTTCGCGATTTGGTCAAGCTTGGAAAACCCATTGCCATGGCACTCTCCTTGCTTCCATTGGGTTCGCCCGTGATCATGGCCGCGCAAAACTGGGACGATCACAACCGTCACGTACAATATGTAGCACCTGATTCGGCCTACAACTTGCTCAACAGCTGCAAGAAAAACGGCATCATCTTCACCAACGGCGACAATGACACCTTCCCCTTGTGGTATATTCAGGAGGTCGAGGGTGTGCGAACGGACGTGCGCGTCGTGAACTTGAGTTTGCTCAATACCGACTGGTACATCGATCAGATGAAGTTGCAAAGCAACGAATCTCCGCCGCTTCCGATCTCTTCGCCACAGCAAGACTATATCGGCGATGTCGGTGCATTCCGTCAGTGGAAGCGCGGCGAAGTGGTGCGTATCCCGGTTGATCGCAAAAAGGTGCTTGAAAATGGCACTGTTTTGCCCGAATACGCTCCCTATCTGATCGCGCCGGAAGTCGTTTGGCCGATTGCCACACGTGGCGGCTCACAAAGCTACCTCCTGAAGCAAGACTGGGTGATCTTGGACATCATCATGACCAATGCCAAAAATGGCTGGGATCGTCCGATCTATTTCAGCAGCACCATTCCACCGAGCAGCTACATCGGATTGCAGCCTTGGTTCCAAGTCGAAGGCTTGGCCAACCGCGTGGTTCCGGTTGACTTCAGCAAGTTCCCATGTCCAGCCACCGATCCTTACTCCCGTTCGGGTCGCGTGCAGGCAGACATTTCTTATGACTTGCTCATGAACAAGTTCCGTTACAGAGGCTTGTCGGATTCTACGATGTACTTGGATGACCACATCCGCCGCACCATCATCGGCAACATGTCGAGCATGATCTTCCGCGCTGCGAATGCCTTTGCAGACGAAATGGATTGCCTTGGCAACCAAAACAAGATGATGACCGCGATGAAGAATGCCACGCCAGAGAAGGCCGACAGCTTGAACGCCGTGATCGCCAAGAATAAGAAGAAGATGGAAGAGGCCAAAACCAAGGCTGCCCAGCTTCTGACGATGGCCGACGACAGCATCAGCGACGCAGCCCGTGGCAATGACGCGATCTATCCGATGTTTGCCTCGACCGTTTGGGAGCGTTTGGACAACGTGGAAATGGTCAAGAAAAACTTCGAAAAGGTCTTGAAAAAGGCCGAAGCCTGGGTCGCTTACTTCAACGAGTCCGAGATCAAGCTTCCGGAATACGACCGTCTCATGAGCGCAGTGCCATTTGTGATGCAAAAGGCGCGCGAAATGAAAGACTTCGAATCCGCAGCACGTGCAGCACAAATTGCCTTTGACGACAGCAAGGACCCGCAATACAAAGCGATGGCCGAGCAGTTCAAGGCAGAAGCCGCAGGCGGCGGAGCACCCAAGGAAAAAGCACCTCAGCCGATCGAACTCAACGTCCCCAAAGACAGCGACTCGGTCCCAGTGGTGATCGAATGA
- the rlmB gene encoding 23S rRNA (guanosine(2251)-2'-O)-methyltransferase RlmB, giving the protein MAEPENRDSGKRGPRNDRRDDRRGPAPERRDAGQSSRPPRRDDARDEEKLEGKDFIYGARTVMEAMEAGRAIDKILMKKGLDSELRNDVYDLAQKANIPIQVVPVEKLDRLARNMNHQGVVAFTVLVPYADLEQVLIGLESKGKEPLLLMIDQVSDVRNFGGITRSAECLGVDAIVIPEQGSARISADAMKASAGALNHVPVCRVHHLQDAVYMLKDRGIRIVTCGEKAKATLWETDLKGPLCLVFGSEDKGITPRIIKSADAQLSIPMLGQISSLNVGVSVGVVLAEVVRQRLM; this is encoded by the coding sequence ATGGCAGAGCCAGAAAATAGGGATTCAGGCAAGCGCGGCCCCCGCAACGACAGGCGTGATGACCGTCGTGGACCGGCACCAGAGCGTCGTGACGCTGGGCAAAGCAGCCGTCCGCCTCGCCGCGACGACGCGCGTGACGAGGAGAAATTGGAAGGAAAAGACTTCATCTACGGTGCCCGCACCGTCATGGAAGCGATGGAGGCAGGCCGTGCAATTGACAAGATCCTCATGAAAAAGGGCCTTGACAGCGAATTGCGCAACGATGTATATGACCTTGCGCAGAAGGCCAACATCCCGATCCAGGTTGTTCCGGTCGAGAAACTCGACCGCTTGGCGCGCAATATGAACCACCAAGGTGTCGTCGCGTTCACCGTTTTGGTGCCGTATGCCGATTTGGAGCAAGTCCTCATCGGACTCGAATCCAAAGGCAAGGAGCCGCTGCTCCTCATGATCGACCAAGTCAGTGACGTGCGTAACTTCGGCGGCATTACGCGCTCGGCCGAGTGTTTGGGTGTGGATGCCATCGTGATACCCGAGCAAGGGAGCGCGCGCATCAGCGCCGACGCAATGAAGGCGAGTGCTGGCGCGCTCAACCACGTGCCCGTATGTCGCGTGCATCACCTGCAAGACGCGGTTTATATGCTCAAAGACCGCGGCATTCGCATCGTGACATGCGGCGAAAAAGCCAAGGCCACACTTTGGGAAACAGATCTCAAAGGTCCGCTTTGTCTGGTTTTTGGCTCGGAAGACAAAGGCATCACGCCCAGGATCATCAAATCTGCGGATGCACAATTGAGTATCCCGATGTTGGGACAGATTTCGTCGCTGAATGTCGGCGTTTCGGTGGGCGTTGTGCTCGCCGAAGTCGTGCGCCAACGGTTGATGTAA